ATTAAGCTTGTTTGAATTATACCCCGTGTGTTCTTCATTTCAAATGCCTCGCACGACTTTTGTAGGTAgagtagaataaaaaaaaaaaaaaaaaaatagtaacatCTGAGGTGCGTATTACTTTACTCGAGTTAACAACATCCAGTATCACCCTCGCTGGCCTGTGCTATTAATATAATATGTAGAACAAAATATAACTTGCTACTTCTTCTACTTCATAACAGCAATGTGGTGTTACCGGGGATGTTGCTGGTAGTTTGGTTGGTAGAGACCTGAGTGGAAGGCAAGAACCCGACTGTCATGAATGTTGTAGTACAGACAAATGTAATAGAAACCTCTGCGAGCACCTGAAACGTAAGTATTTAACATTCTGACAGATTTGCACCTGCGAGAATTACtttcctgtgactttggaacggAGTATGTGAAAAGAGTGAGGCAGTATTCACAGATGGAACACGTTTATATTTCCGTTTTGCGTTTGTGTACCTGACCGTTTAATAACGGTACCCGTtggtttttatttgtttgttcgtTAAGTGCCTGTTGTCTATATACTGTACACATTGTCTAGGTATTTTTGGATCATACATACCCTGCTATCGGAATATGTTTAAGGAGGTCCCGTTTTGAAGAACGTAGCATTTGCTTTCAAATATTTACCCTTGTTTTTGTACATAATAAGAATTGGTCTTTACAAACTCACTGCTATTTTCACAGAGACATTAACATGCCATAATTTTTTAACCAACAGTAATCTATCGTCAGTTTTACcaacaaaattgtaaaataaacacAAACTCACAAAACAATCCTGGTTTTTGTGAATTGTTGAATTCAATAACGCCCTGACTTGGGCACTGGAAACATTCATTTAAAATGACGCCACACATTCACATCTAAAGTAAAGGGATAAAAATATTGTCAAATCTTACTGCTTGTCGGTCAGATGTTACTTCTTTCGAAAAACTGAAGTAAggagaaatatgtttaaataagtCATACTATGCAGGTCGAGTGGAAATGTAACCTTTATACATGTACGGCATCGTATCTAAGACAGTTTCTTATTGTCAAGCTCATGAAAGTTTTAAATCGATGTCTAACCATTCTACATTTTTAGAcatcagtgtgtgtgtgtgtggtttaaCTGAAACTGAATTAACGTTATCAAAAGTAATATTCATTTTCGGCGCTTAGCATGATGCAGTGATTTGTGAGATAGTTGATTTGTACTAGTTCTAGTTTATAAATACATGAATTAGTCAGTAACACTTCTTACAAATGTAGCATATTATTAGTTAGTTTGGTGTTTGCAAGCGTATTACACTCAAGAGAAATAAAGAGATTAGCCTGTTGTTTTCGTTACAGCTGGAACATGCACTGACGACGTGAAAGTTGATTGCGCTTGGAtgaattctttttttaatatatgcAAGGATATTCATCGTGCAAAATTAATCTGTCCCAAGTTCTGTGTTCTCTGCTCATTGGGTGTGTATATTCAGagttatttttgttgttaatatTGTTGTTCAGTTAGTAATAATTAACCCATTTCGGAATACCCACTAAGTCTGTTTAAAGTTCAACTTAAACTTGAACATGAGGTCGATGTTATCAGGCATACATGGCATTGCACATTTGCGTATCATTGTACTGGAGCTTAGGGAGAACCTACTTTTTCATAATTTAGTCTTTCTTTTGTAAAGGGTAACTCAAATAGTCATGCACACGATTGTTAAGTTCCGGtcgtttttattttgaataatcgTTTCGAATGGTCAGCAGTCTGCTTAATTACGTATGTGTCCATGTGTCCCGTATGTGTCCCAgcgtaaacattttatttagcCTAGTATACGGATAATTTACTTGATACCacttaaagtaaaacatataacaaatatgtattatttcaCTCGAGGTAAAATATTAATAGATAAATGACAAAgcaaagaaaacattatataagGACGTATGCTGCAGTTCTGGGTAAAaatttcccaataacagaatttgttcaaacttatGTGGACACAGTCTCATGTTATAAACCGAATTAAGAAAACAATCGAAGGTaaccatgcttgttcaggagttatttGCCCTTCAATTTGCAAATTTGAAGGAAAATTCAGTTttagggcagataactcctaatgAAGTATagtgattgtttttgcatttttctgtttctaacatgaaactgtgttcatatacaaaattGGAAAATTATTGCCCCGTCTCTCATAGAATATACTTCAGCATTAATAAGGCGATCTTTGTCTGTCGATGTAGTTGATGGAAACTGGGCTAGCTGGTCTCCCTGGACGCCTTGTGATGTAACATGTGAAAACGGGACTCAGACTAGAACACGGACATGTACTGACCCTGCCCCGGCGCATGGCGGACTTGATTGCATCGGATCTAGCACAGACACTAAACCATGCTTAAAGCAACTTTGTCCAGGTATAACCCAAGAGCAATATCGGATCTAGCACTGGTACTAAATCATGCTTTAAGCAACTTTGCCCAGTTATAACACAATAAAACATGCTTAAATCAACTTTGTCAAAACATAACTCATTGAACCATGTTTAACGCAACTTTGCCTATATATAACACAATTACCGAGCTTAAAGCTACTTTGTCCAGGTATAACTCATTTAACCATTCTTAAAACAACCTTGTCCAGGTATAACTCATTAAAACATGCTTAAAGCAACTTTGCCCAGGTATAATCACACCCAACCATGCTTAAAACATTTTAGTCCAGATATAACGTTTTAAGCCTGTAATACGActtagttttaatgtttttatttcaatacgGGACTTGATTATAATTGTGtagttaaaattgaaaaaacatttttaccttGTAGTACATGGGGGTTGGACTAAATGGTCGAACTGGGACGCATGTTCAGTGACATGTGGTGTGGGGATAGAAAAACGGCATCGAAACTGCTCGAACCCTGTGCCTGACAGAAACGGGCACCAATGTTTCGGGGACACACTGGATGCGAGAATATGTTTACCAGGTCTATGTGCAAGTAGGTCTTTTTATATCTATTTAAGTATATGTGATAACAATGGATGTTGTGAGGGCATACAAGACATAACTGATCAATCTCTCTAATTGCCACGTAGGTTTAGGAACATTGGCATTTCCTTCAAAGTCACATGACGGAATAATCCGTGTGTATATGGTCGGTCTTTGTGCAAGACTTTCGAGCTGGTCGGTATACACAAGGAAGTGATAGCCTGTAAATAATACGACAGATATGATTGTTCTCTTGAGCATCTTCTGAAGTAGTTCTTTTATAATTCTAAATTAGTTCTTTCCGAGAGTACTTCAAATAATATTGCATTGTCTTACACTTTTTACGAATATCaaattgcacatttcattagctgtcatgaatagactcaattaAACAGAGTCAGTAATTACGTTGCTTAGTTGTGtggatcttttcacatatttaaTGCTGTCGGTGTGcaaagacaacaaaaaaaatgtaaagatgtaACATTGAATCGATGCAACAGTGTTCTTTATGAAATTACGAACAAACCTATGAAACAAGTACATTAgtgctaaaaataaaacagaaattccAGAAGATTTAGCTGAAAAGACTAAATCAGTTGACGCACATTCTTTAACAATTGTACAACCAATGATCCGTGAGAAGACCCAAggagtaaaaaatatatataaagaaccTTGTTGGAATTGTACGTAttaataaatgtaacatttaatgGTCTGTAGGAACACAATTCCATGTAGTTAAATCCAGAAATCTTTGCATCATCAAATTTATCTTTAATTGATTGGCTAATGGTTCATTCGAGGCAAACGGTCTAACTACCAGAGGGAGAAATAGTGGTAAAATGCTGACATGAGATTTTTGCCACTGGTTTAAGAtgattctgcacgtttgaatcaaaattttcctacaatgtaaaatttgatttaactctgattttaaAGATATTCGGCCAAAAAACCCATAGGGTCGTTTGCTTGATTTATTGTTagactttttgaaatatttgagctTTCATAACGGACGATtgtgggaaaatcacaattttggtataataaaaaaagttttttttacaatgaagattttaatgaaactactaacatatggtctataatatggcGAAATAAAGTGTGTATGTCCGTGTACTTATGATTGAACTATTTGCTCACGACTatattaaggatgtacgagcgtttttttcaggatatccgccattttgaaaaatgtttctttaaatattgccttccaacaaaagttttgccgaaaattaatgctaaatcattaaaatatggctaataaagtaccatttaagcaaatagattctgctttttgcgaaaaattttttttcacccttatttttggctggcatttgtctaaaattgacgtaagttttacaacggggtaggggtaggtaatttcaaatatctatgaaagtagatcaggtttcgttttgatattttcctgactgatacatataattataagctataattgaaataaaaaatttcaagatatctctttattttatctggaaatattaattaaataaaaaagaacacaaaatatcaaaattcaccagtttttgaccgttttttcttaacaaatctcttagatgcatggtgacccctacttttttctttccattttaaagcatttttgtgcgtcattaaagctgcaaaatatttttaaaatcttaccgtcagaaatttttttgtagatctaaatatattttttccattgaaaataaagtgggtggggtaattatgtcatcatgtaaaaatgaaagagatttgtttgtgacatttatgcttatataatactgacatcaccttgtattcatattaacctgtaagacatgaaatccctatgacattaaatgggatattatatgttttataaagtacaaccatttttttcaattttacaaaatttcagaaattcttaaacagtgggtgtagtaaatgccctataaaattaaaaagagttcggtgacctatgttttttcttctcttgtttgtcttgaaaactaatgttcttcaagctcacagagtatgaaaaaattcttaacgttagaaaaaattcgatcgtacatccttaagcTGATTTTATGTGAATATTTGGACTTATTTAACGTGTAAACATTTTAATCAAAGTAACGaagtatgtatttttccaaaCTTGTTTATTTGATAcacataaacattaaaataaagtaacaaacagCAAGTACTGATAGCTCTATGTTCAACGTTATGTTGTTTTTCATCACAGATGGCGGTTGGTCTGACTGGGGACAGTGGAGCACGTGTTCTGTGACATGTGGATATGGTATGCAGTCTAGATCACGAACATGTACAAATCCTCGACCCTCGCCTCAAGGGAAATACTGTGATGGAGACCCGTTAGAAAATGTTTTGTGTAGAAAAGATGGCTGTAGTATGTATTCATTGCAATCAACTGTACAAAGTATAAATACGATAAGTGCTATCCTACACGCTATGGCGTCATTCTATTAATCATAATGCTTATAGACTATAGAAACAAACTACCTGTTTTTTCAGTAATGATCTATTTCCCTATCCATCAGCGAAAaacttttgtcttttatttacGTGCAGCCGAACAGaaaagtatatatacatgtaacttgaTTGTAATCTTTTTCAAAAGTTGGATACTGATATGGGCCGTTCCGTGAGAAAACCTGTAAttgtgacaaaaataaaaactgagatataaaatattcatgaagaacatttttaacctttcaaatctgaaaatttccaGAGTTACAATGATTTCAAGTAAGTCACCGAAGTCATTTTGAGACGTAAAATGTGATTTCTCTTAGATAACCCTATTGCAACATACTTGTATGAAagtaagaaaaacaatgattttccagtatttaaaCTACTCgttttgcaataattatatcatgtcagtAATACAGGTTGTCTCGTGGAACGGCTCATATTTATGTTTCAATTCACTGAAAGGGGTGTTAGATCATATTATAGCAGAAAGCAGAATTCTTTCTAGAGCAGTTACGAAAACATGTGTTTATATTATATAGTTATTTACTTATGTtaaggtcaatatgtgtttttacggacctgtagaaacgatattgaccgaggacgcagtGCAGTCcgatgtcaatatcatttttacaggtccgtaaaaatacatattaaccgaaacataagtctataattgttatactatatgcccttctcaaatgtattcatttgaatgacccatatttcatacatataagaaaaagttaTATCGCAAGAGTCATTATCAattttgcaggtcaatatcgctttttgcggacccgcgcgtgcactcatttcgaccaatcaattgagcgcatttgagaagggtatataatattatcTATTAAAAGGATTTGATTGCAAACTGTTGGTATATATTTAGCTTATGTGAGTATTTTGATAATTgatcaaaaaataaagaaaaaaaactgcttACATAAAAGCTATGTAATAAAGAATCCAAATCATGTAATTTATTTCACGGCTTCTTATATTGTTGCAGTATCAAATTTAAACTATTTCAGTCCCAAATATTGTGTTCAACGCTAAAGGTGTGACCGATATAAGTCCTACCAGCGGACAAACGATGATCTTTGGAACTACACTAGTGAACGAAGGACACGCCTACAACACCTCGACTGGAATCTTCACAGCACCTGCTAATGGCACTTACACTTTCAGTACACAGTTTTGTGTTTATTCTCAAGAAGCATTATATATAGCTATTGTAGTAGACGGAGTTGCCTATGCTACTATGTATGCATATGACAAAGACTCGGACCCATGTAACACAGCTGATACAGTAGCTGTGCTTCATGCACAGTCAAAAGTATGGGTCAAATGTACTTGGGCTTCCGCAGGAGCTGTTGTCCATGAATATAGTGATCGAATGAACTCTTTCTCTGGATATCTTGTACATCGATAGATTTCTAAACTATGTCTACCGGTTATCATTTTCAAAGCATGCTATAATTAAACTAGAATATGGCTTTAAAATGGATAGTCATTATATTTGTTCATTCCTTGTGGTATTATTAAAGATATACAGTAGAGGTAAAAGGAATTGTGAAGACAACCTAATAGTAACTGAGCTCAGCTTTCTGTCTAtcatgtttgatttaaaaaatcgGTTTTAGTGGGAGGAAAGTGCCTTGTTTCATCAATATCTTATAAACACTAGTCAACTTTAATGCCCAGATATAAATACATCAAATCTTAACGAAAATCGACAGCTGATTTAAGAGAAGTACTGGTTAAAGTGACTGATTTCGGAGACGTACCTTAAATACTCAGCCATAATTCTACCAAATTCACCGTCTGAAATTGCCTCAGAAAACTACTTCGACTTATGACTAGAGATCTCATTGAATATGAGTGAATATAGGTGAAAAGCCACTTTTCCCAGACTATAAAATACCCGCGACTTATGGGCGAGGTCGACTAATCGTCGAGTTTTACGGTACTATATAGTTTTGACTGTAGTCAGTCCCATACACGGTATCGGAAGATGATTTAAGGAACATAATATTGAGCAGTATCCGTGAAATTTCACAGCTTGATTTAGATACATAGTATCGGTAGGTTATTTCAAGGTAAATAATATCGAATTGACAGCTGGTTTAAGATTATGCTATCGGCAGATAATTTTAAGGAAGATGCTGTCGAGCAGTGTTGGCAGCTTGTTTAAGATACATACTATTGGCAGTTTTTGTAAACAGCTGATTATTTAAGGGAAATCATCGGCATCTGGTTTAAAATTTATACTATCGGccaatgattttaaaatacatacaaTTGGCAGCTTAAGAACATATTATCGAGTAGCACCGCCAGCTGTTTTAAGAAACATACAATCGGCAGCTTATTTAAGGGACATACTATCGGGCAGTATCGGCAGCTTGTTTAGGATACATACTATCGGTAACTAATTAAGAGTCAAACAACAGACAAAATCTCCAAATCAAAACTTCACTGCACTTTACGTCAAAGTTTGAACCTAAGTGAAAGTTGTTTGGGGATATCCGGAATCTGTTTATTGGACTTGGTGATAATCGGCAAATTGCGTTTTCTTCATATGCGATTTCGAGATTTCATATACGCGTTCAGTAGCATTTGCGTTCGAGGAATACCAAATTGCATAGCGAAATTGTGTTATTGTACGTAAATTGCCGAGTATCACTGTGCGTGCACGACCTTAAGCTATTTGTGTTAAGTCTCGTACATGCAGATAAGACAAAATGTGGCAATCCTTTATGGTGTGGTTGAATAATAAATATGCGGCAGTTTTGTTCAGGGACAGGAATTAATCCTCTTAgtttagtttaaatatattttattgccagtttatacatatataaacagataactacgcCATTTGTACATTATACTACGCAAAAGGGTTGACCAAaaagttctcgcaacattagtaacgggtcttccctaatgcaaTTATTTACGTATTTAGTTTACAACGATGACAGCCAGTTAAGCACATTTATGGTAAATAATGAGTaaataaattaatgaatatttcagctacagaaaagaaaaaaaagtaaaacaattatgtataaagtatttgtgtacttatataaacaaacacatttgtgACTAGTGGCAATGTAAAGATagatgtaaaaatgaaataatcctCCTAATCCTCATATctgaatatgagccgcgccatgagaaaaccaacatagtgcatttgcaaccagcatggatccagaccagcctgcgcatccgcacagtctggtcaggagccatgctgttc
This DNA window, taken from Mercenaria mercenaria strain notata chromosome 19, MADL_Memer_1, whole genome shotgun sequence, encodes the following:
- the LOC123542367 gene encoding SCO-spondin-like isoform X2; translation: MIALSLSLPIFLQLYITGNTHAVQCYNCTDIADVSKCLTITECRASQSCYMEFKASGQTKTLGCTDNQQCGVTGDVAGSLVGRDLSGRQEPDCHECCSTDKCNRNLCEHLKLHGGWTKWSNWDACSVTCGVGIEKRHRNCSNPVPDRNGHQCFGDTLDARICLPGLCANGGWSDWGQWSTCSVTCGYGMQSRSRTCTNPRPSPQGKYCDGDPLENVLCRKDGCIPNIVFNAKGVTDISPTSGQTMIFGTTLVNEGHAYNTSTGIFTAPANGTYTFSTQFCVYSQEALYIAIVVDGVAYATMYAYDKDSDPCNTADTVAVLHAQSKVWVKCTWASAGAVVHEYSDRMNSFSGYLVHR
- the LOC123542367 gene encoding SCO-spondin-like isoform X1: MIALSLSLPIFLQLYITGNTHAVQCYNCTDIADVSKCLTITECRASQSCYMEFKASGQTKTLGCTDNQQCGVTGDVAGSLVGRDLSGRQEPDCHECCSTDKCNRNLCEHLKPGTCTDDVKVDCAWMNSFFNICKDIHRAKLICPKFCVLCSLVDGNWASWSPWTPCDVTCENGTQTRTRTCTDPAPAHGGLDCIGSSTDTKPCLKQLCPVHGGWTKWSNWDACSVTCGVGIEKRHRNCSNPVPDRNGHQCFGDTLDARICLPGLCANGGWSDWGQWSTCSVTCGYGMQSRSRTCTNPRPSPQGKYCDGDPLENVLCRKDGCIPNIVFNAKGVTDISPTSGQTMIFGTTLVNEGHAYNTSTGIFTAPANGTYTFSTQFCVYSQEALYIAIVVDGVAYATMYAYDKDSDPCNTADTVAVLHAQSKVWVKCTWASAGAVVHEYSDRMNSFSGYLVHR